From a region of the Daphnia pulicaria isolate SC F1-1A chromosome 1, SC_F0-13Bv2, whole genome shotgun sequence genome:
- the LOC124320765 gene encoding microsomal triacylglycerol transfer protein-like — protein MIQPGITLLLILAVFSSICQQAPATSTRQYEVGTTYNYHYTAAVLLNEAPPLFSQNSTNKTKGTDVGYQVAATVELTPVWQNPSNTANMLFELLMSNPKLSIRSRKAQQPDGFVDHSSPLDDTESTAVYIDWNDGKISNIYAFESESISLVNFKKGIASLFQLQTSAVELNELDASGSCTAAYTNLGGRSFLKIKNDCQFQRPTTSFAQSKKILGLSSVSSYQTKYSFKSDSDVVDTLTSTEVHSIRVNLRSQAGASVVSRQYLRLNGESKSKKKISAASLTKVIQSVTMNTNVNLVEDNLQLVEESSVLACETSSCKNLKKAVNEVRKNLQTSKVATSLGASAFVTLLPVVRQSSKDDILALLKDSKNKQILPQLIDVVAAAQTTESYAAAIEAINFQSENIDLAERFLQVVSLSTRPSEYLLGGLLKLSKKIKSEKLSETALLSLAAITKTFVINQQEKASDKLVKDIHTYFTDNLKTCASEDCNQLYMRVFKNLGSPETLPIILTHIASQDKKTSVWAVKALKALPASVFLDDRVKQKLEIIYFQVDRPYDSSARTLALDMLLDHQPDSTFLINVLISLSMGGSENLELNTYSLQRLQEYAGNDPVVRSQLKQILSDRPSLNNYHVFAQNGMSTTFSRDLYRNVDGNGSFSSSTEAANKMMKRAAFDVYLRNPEDTFQLLSVGLFTGGMGSLMGFSTEGDEEEPTAGMEVTLAGVQLRPVIFFSGQSELMGHVWSGTASERTTALQATVLLQDYRNVVPLQSGFVTTLDVRGSISFDFGGEIQISIWNRNSHSVVEDIAAWELEGSLNLNTPFVKSSVDFTVGAESRVDFVNDVSFANGILLCLRMGQAEFNIDYTVQKRESIPGTKHWIHKKKKRQDFVPGRTFKLNDQNSGFCNEMFPAVESAGSSYF, from the exons atgattcagCCAGGGATAACTTTGCTGCTGATTTTGGCTGTGTTCA gtTCCATCTGTCAGCAAGCTCCTG caacCAGCACTAGACAATATGAAGTGGGGACCACATATAATTATCACTACACAGCTGCAGTATTATTGAATGAGGCACCACCACTGTTCTCTCAAAATTCaactaataaaacaaaaggaacTGATGTGGGATATCAA GTTGCAGCAACTGTTGAGTTGACTCCTGTGTGGCAGAACCCATCTAATACTGCCAATATGTTATTTGAGCTCTTG ATGTCTAATCCGAAACTTTCTATTCGGTCCCGTAAAGCCCAACAACCCGACGGATTTGTTGATCACTCATCGCCCTTGGATGATACAGAATCGACCGCCGTGTACATCGACTGGAATGATGGGAAAATCTCTAACATTTACGCTTTCGAGTCGGAATCTATTTCATTGGTCAACTTTAAAAAGGGCATTGCCAGCCTTTTCCAACTCCAAACCTCGGCTGTTGAACTTAACGAACTTGATGCTTCGGGAAGCTGTACAGCTGCCTATACAAATCTTGGTGGCCGATCTTTTCTGAAAATCAAAAACGATTGCCAATTTCAAAGACCGACCACCTCGTTTGCCCAGTCTAAAAAA atattGGGTTTATCATCCGTTAGTAGCTATCAAACCAAATACAGTTTTAAAAGTGATTCAGATGTGGTAGACACATTGACGTCAACCGAAGTCCACAGCATCAGAGTAAACCTGCGCTCTCAAGCCGGAGCCTCTGTGGTATCACGTCAATACCTCCGATTAAACG GCGAATCcaaatcgaaaaagaaaatttccgcTGCGTCATTGACCAAAGTTATTCAATCCGTTACGATGAATACCAACGTAAATCTCGTCGAGGATAACCTCCAGCTAGTGGAAGAATCATCTGTACTCGCCTGTGAGACCTCATCTTGCAAAAAT cttaaaAAGGCTGTCAACGAAGTAAGGAAAAACCTCCAAACCTCAAAAGTCGCCACTAGTTTGGGCGCTAGTGCATTCGTCACGCTTTTACCCGTCGTCCGGCAATCGTCCAAAGACGATATTTTGGCTCTGTTAAAAGATTCCAAGAACAAACAAATCTT ACCACAACTGATCGATGTAGTCGCAGCCGCTCAAACCACTGAAAGCTATGCTGCTGCTATAGAGGCGATCAACTTTCAGTCTGAAAACATTGACCTGGCTGAGCGATTCTTGCAAGTAGTTTCACTATCGACTCGACCATCTGAATATCTACTTGGCg GTTTGTTGAAGTTATccaaaaaaatcaagtcaGAAAAACTCAGCGAAACAGCATTGCTGAGCTTGGCTGCGATTACAAAAACTTTTGTTATAAATCAGCAAGAGAAAGCAAGTGACAAG CTAGTAAAAGATATCCACACCTACTTTACGGACAACTTGAAAACTTGTGCCAGCGAAGATTGTAACCAACTTTACATGCGAGTCTTTAAAAACTTGGGCTCGCCAGAAACGCTACCCATTATTTTGACCCACATTGCCAGCCAGGATAAGAAGACTTCAGTATGGGCAGTTAAAGCTTTAAAAGCTCTTCCCGCTTCCGTCTTCCTCGACGATCgtgttaaacaaaaattggagATTATTTACTTTCAAGTTGATCGTCCTTACGACTCGAGCGCTCGCACATTGGCATTGGATATGTTGCTCGATCACCAGCCTGACAGCACTTTTCTTATCAACGTCTTGATTTCTCTTTCGATGGGAGGCAGCGAAAATTTGGAGTTAAACACCTACTCACTGCAGCGATTGCAAGAATATGCCGGAAATGACCCAGTTGTCCGTTCTCAATTGAAGCAAATCTTATCAGACCGACCTTCTCTTAACAATTATCACGTATTCGCCCAGAATGGAATGTCAACGACCTTCTCTCGTGATCTGTATCGCAACGTTGATGGCAATGGAAGCTTTAG TTCTTCCACTGAAGCGGCAAACAAAATGATGAAGCGCGCCGCTTTTGATGTTTATTTGCGAAACCCCGAGGACACTTTTCAGCTACTCTCg GTCGGACTTTTTACCGGTGGAATGGGTTCTTTGATGGGTTTTTCTACTGAAGGTGACGAAGAAGAACCTACAGCAGGCATGGAAGTCACACTTGCTGGAGTCCAGCTGAGAcctgttattttcttctcggGTCAAAGCGAGCTAATGGGCCATGTCTG GTCTGGCACAGCATCTGAAAGAACCACAGCCCTACAG GCTACTGTGCTGCTTCAGGATTATCGTAATGTCGTACCACTCCAAAGTGGTTTTGTTACTACACTCGACGTGCGTGGTTCTAtctcttttgattttggtGGCGAAATCCAAATCAGTATTTGGAACAGAAATTCTCATTCAGTTGTCGAAGATAT TGCTGCATGGGAGCTAGAGGGGTcattaaatttaaacacgCCGTTTGTTAAATCATCTGTTGATTTCACTGTGGGTGCTGAATCTCGGGTCGATTTTGTCAATGATGTTAGCTTTGCAAACGGAATTCTTTTATGCCTGCGTATGGGCCAAGCTGAATTCAACATAGA TTACACTGTGCAGAAGCGCGAAAGCATTCCGGGAACTAAGCACtggattcacaaaaagaagaaacgccAAGATTTCGTCCCAGGTCGCACGTTCAAACTGAATGACCAGAATTCTGGCTTCTGCAATGAAATGTTCCCTGCAGTTGAGAGTGCTGGatcatcttatttttaa
- the LOC124320766 gene encoding SANT and BTB domain regulator of class switch recombination-like isoform X1 produces the protein MSQETQEFSVKEVLQFIHDSLRFMRASGTLPRDWTTKDSADLNLYIPGFRNQPVVRLVDNVVKHAKCEATDTGIYNLSQLSDVVKLLQQSLHSKLELMADQGIFDPIVPWIGSIVAENKNTVAKLWTEIKPVQNKETIQIVEAEADTALVEEDDSNNKSLGSNEVVIHVVDDVRGGQKDFSLPANILLEKMPYFAKATRGQLLSDVDITVHCDVHIFEWLTRWMNSPNNPPLLEPSNVVPVLLSAAFLETETLVEECLNFCHNQTNQILDAKQSFSCLNDQLIEKLAAKFTAAEVEQLGHQRSSLQARLYAFFIVDLCSTKTNPKRGIFKTAATLFQCVHCGNLLTEEVQSKVPCTSGRVILTKTGQLVYRHQRDTSWNLTEYIQNLKITLKTWRRVYWRLWSQTHFLECSSCSMPFAATDFMKCLFHPESSHYMGTTRNKGNFQPIGKYSCCQQQVLRFATVPNHHGCRMKEHTVSCLNLEQIQVTTVCRQFSEFIHVAGPPKVIQATVDPSKAPRLLGNDEEVVPRFTLGLQSRPRRHLVPLPWQLDQYTNKDINRPKTASSSQDSVSTTGSAESDEKFRKVVNVLDPHSLCYEDDEDMQEDEVEDPSGTSMNKPAKALGRDGLKRISYPQMLGMRRKFSSRREFKIKPIPPVKEIDLRWNPCLSTRTNQDSQRYLEEEMFRRIVNQLAPPQWQKARSPVGGLFAKIHRILQEKALREARRAKMLPSATSISTAMTAALAARKFKAHLHSTANPI, from the exons ATGTCTCAAGAGACCCAAGAGTTTTCTGTGAAAGAAGTGTTACAGTTTATTCATGATTCTTTACGATTTATGCGAGCTTCCGGTACTCTTCCTCGTGACTGGACTACGAAAGATTCAGCAGATTTGAACCTTTATATCCCTGGCTTCCGCAATCAGCCGGTTGTGCGACTGGTGGACAACGTGGTGAAGCATGCGAAATGTGAGGCGACCGATACGGGCATCTACAACTTGAGCCAACTAAGTGATGTTGTAAAACTTCTTCAACAATCTCTACATTCGAAACTCGAATTAATGGCCGATCAAGGAATATTTGATCCAATTGTTCCTTGGATTGGATCGATCGTTGCAGAGAATAAAAACACCGTTGCCAAATTGTGGACAGAGATCAAACCGGtgcaaaacaaagaaacaattcaaattgtgGAAGCAGAGGCTGATACGGCGCTCGTCGAAGAAGATGACTCTAACAATAAATCATTAGGCTCGAATGAGGTCGTGATCCATGTAGTGGATGATGTTAGAGGAGGCCAGAAAGACTTTTCTTTGCca GCCAACATCTTACTCGAGAAGATGCCTTACTTCGCAAAAGCCACAAGAG GTCAACTTTTGTCTGATGTTGACATAACTGTCCACTGTGATGTGCATATTTTTGAATGGTTGACTAGATGGATGAATTCACCTAATAACCCTCCACTACTTG AGCCTTCGAATGTGGTACCAGTTTTGCTTTCTGCTGCATTCTTGGAAACGGAAACGCTGGTAGAAGAATGCTTAAATTTTTGTCACAACCAGACTAATCAGATTTTAGACGCTAAACAAAGCTTCAGCTGCCTCAACGATCAGCTCATCGAAAA GCTTGCAGCAAAATTTACCGCTGCAGAAGTGGAGCAATTAGGACATCAGAGATCTTCTCTTCAAGCGAGATTATATGCGTTTTTTATAGTAGACTTGTGCTCAACAAAGACTAATCCGAAAAGAGGAATTTTCAAAACAGCCGCTACTCTCTTTCAGTGTGTGCACTGTGGCAATTTACTTACCGAAGAAGTTCAATCAAAGGTTCCCTGTACTTCTGGCCGAGTAATCTTGACCAAGACTGGTCAACTAGTTTACCGCCATCAAAG GGACACAAGTTGGAATCTGACAGAAtatattcaaaatttaaaaataactctGAAAACTTGGCGCCGAGTTTATTGGAGACTTTGGTCCCAAACGCATTTTCTAGAGTGTTCGAGTTGTAGCATGCCGTTTGCTGCTACAGATTTCATGAAATGTCTATTCCACCCTGAAAGCAGTCATTACATGGGAACTACTCGGAACAAAGGAAATTTTCAACCCATTGGCAAGTACTCGTGCTGCCAACAACAAGTTCTACGATTTGCAACTGTCCCCAATCACCAT GGTTGCCGAATGAAGGAGCATACAGTATCGTGCCTCAATTTGGAACAAATTCAAGTAACAACTGTTTGCCGACAGTTTTCAGAGTTTATTCACGTTGCGGGACCTCCTAAAGTTATCCAAGCCACAGTTG ATCCATCAAAAGCACCCCGACTACTGGGCAACGATGAAGAAGTAGTGCCACGATTTACTCTGGGATTGCAGAGCCGTCCAAGAAGACATTTGGTACCATTACCATGGCAACTCGATCAATATACCAACAAAGATATCA ATCGTCCGAAAACTGCTTCCAGTTCTCAGGACAGCGTTTCCACAACCGGAAGCGCGGAGTCGGATGAAAAATTCCGCAAAGTAGTTAATGTGCTCGATCCTCATTCGCTATGCTATGAGGATGACGAAGATATGCAAGAAGACGAAGTAGAAGATCCGTCAGGAACATCTATGAATAAGCCGGCGAAAGCTTTAGGAAGAGATGGGTTGAAAAGAATAAGCTATCCACAAATGCTTGGTATGCGTCGGAAGTTTTCTTCGCGTAgagaattcaaaattaaacCAATACCACCGGTGAA agAAATTGACTTGCGCTGGAATCCTTGTCTATCGACCCGAACGAATCAAGACAGTCAACGTTatttggaggaggaaatgTTTCGACGGATAGTTAACCAACTGGCTCCTCCTCAGTGGCAGAAAGCTCGCTCTCCGGTTGGTGGTCTTTTCGCCAAAATTCATCGTATTCTACAAGAAAAAGCTTTACGAGAAGCAAGACGAGCAAAAATGCTTCCATCTGCTACATCAATCAGCACAGCTATGACCGCTGCTCTAGCGGCTCGGAAATTTAAAGCACATCTCCACTCAACGGCAAATCCCATCTAG
- the LOC124320771 gene encoding sulfotransferase 1B1-like → MGLFQQQNRLLLDPLIRYCSNKYISERIVKSSYCIFKTSRRNVSNNGEWSDDEVRKMRLIKRVGAGVLFSATLGLAIYSKRSKAQRLRDCLEDCERLPPDNDYTSSMASEFYRCKSCIFPGDIIKSGTLKKLESLELKGNDVIVASFPKSGTTWMQEIVYLIQTGLDFEGAQKQVLETRFPYLEHPYPGLAAIKKTEGPRFIKTHLPLSLLPKSALENGTKVIYIVRNPKDVAVSYYYFLRMATFVGYRGGMNDFINKFIKGEVPYGPYFEHVLGYWKQHQKNSNYGSNLLWITYEEMHRDPEGSIRRVAHFLDRPLTDDQVRLIAAHTRFDNMARNPSVNYSHWDDLGLRNKEEAPFMRNGLVGDWRSYFDRETNQRFDDFITQHLESSGLKFEFVPADEK, encoded by the exons atgggttTATTCCAGCAACAAAACAGATTATTACTAGACCCCTTAATACGATATTGTTCTAACAAGTATATTTCTGAGAGAATTGTAAAGTCTTCTTATTGTATTTTCAAAACAAGTCGAAGAAATGTTTCTAATAATGGCGAATGGTCGGATGATGAAGTCCGAAAAATGAGGCTCATAAAGCGAGTAGGAGCTGGTGTTCTCTTCAGTGCAACTCTTGGGTTAGCTATTTACAGCAAAAGAAGCAAAGCTCAAAGACTTCGAGATTGCTTGGAGGATTGTGAAAGGCTGCCACCAGATAATGATTATACATCTTCCATGGCCTCAGAGTTCTATCGTTGCAAATCTTGCATATTTCCTGGTGACATAATCAAATCTggaacattgaaaaaattggaatctCTTGAACTAAAGGGAAATGATGTTATTGTTGCCAGCTTTCCTAAATCAG GAACAACATGGATGCAAGAAATTGTATATTTGATTCAAACTGGCTTGGATTTTGAAGGAGCTCAGAAGCAAGTTCTTGAGACAAGATTTCCATACCTGGAACATCCATATCCTGGTTTAGCAGCTATTAAGAAAACAGAGGGTCCGCGATTTATCAAAACTCATTTGCCCTTGTCTTTGCTTCCAAAATCTGCCTTGGAAAATGGGACCAAG GTGATTTACATAGTAAGAAATCCAAAGGATGTGGCAGTAAGTTACTACTATTTTCTTCGTATGGCGACCTTTGTGGGTTACCGTGGTGGGATGAACGATTTTATCAACAAGTTCATTAAAGGCGAAG TTCCGTACGGTCCATATTTTGAACATGTTCTCGGATATTGGAAGCAGcatcagaaaaattcaaattacggCAGTAATCTCTTATGGATCACTTATGAGGAGATGCACAGAGATCCTGAAGGTTCCATCCGACGTGTTGCCCATTTCCTTGATCGCCCTCTGACAGATGATCAG GTTCGCCTTATTGCTGCCCACACCCGATTTGATAACATGGCCCGAAATCCATCAGTTAATTACTCGCATTGGGATGACTTGGGTCTGAGAAACAAGGAAGAAGCGCCTTTTATGAGAAATGGTCTTGTAGGAGACTGGCGCAGCTACTTTGATCGGGAAACTAACCAACGCTTCGACGATTTTATTACACAGCATCTCGAAAGCAGtggattgaaatttgaatttgttcctgccgacgaaaaataa
- the LOC124320773 gene encoding 40S ribosomal protein S3a-like codes for MAVGKNKGLSKGGKKGLKKKIIDPFTRKDWYDIKAPSMFAVRQVGKTLVNRTQGTRIASEGLKGRVFEVSLTDLQNESDSERAFRKFKLISEDVQGRNLLTNFHGMDMTTDKLRSMVKKWQSLIEASVEVKTSDGYLLRVFCIGFTKKEAESTRKTCYAQHAQIKSIRKKMVDIITREVGSVDLKEVVSKLIPDSISKDIEKSCQGIYPLHDVNIRKVKVLKKPKFDIGKLLELHGDGGKSGVGGEGGVSGSVDRPEGYEPPVQESV; via the exons ATGGCTGTTGGAAAGAATAAGGGACTTTCAAAGGGGGGTAAAAAGggtctgaagaagaagat TATCGACCCTTTCACTCGCAAGGACTGGTATGACATTAAGGCACCGTCTATGTTCGCCGTCCGTCAGGTCGGCAAAACATTGGTCAACAGGACCCAGGGAACAC GTATCGCTTCCGAGGGCTTGAAGGGCCGTGTGTTTGAAGTTTCACTTACTGATCTTCAGAACGAGTCCGATTCCGAGAGGGCATTCCGCAAGTTCAAGCTCATCTCTGAAGATGTTCAG GGCCGCAACTTGTTGACCAACTTCCATGGTATGGATATGACTACTGACAAACTCCGCTCCATGGTCAAGAAATGGCAATCCCTGATTGAAGCCAGTGTTGAGGTCAAGACCTCTGATGGTTATCTTCTCCGTGTTTTCTGCATTGGCTTCACCAAGAAGGAAGCTGAATCTACACGAAAGACTTGCTATGCCCAACATGCTCAGATCAAGTCTATCCGCAAGAAGATGGTTGACATCATCACCCGTGAGGTTGGCTCAGTTGACTTGAAAG AGGTTGTCAGCAAGTTGATCCCCGACTCCATCAGCAAGGACATTGAGAAGTCCTGCCAGGGCATCTACCCTCTCCATGATGTCAACATCAGGAAAGTCAAAGTCCTCAAGAAGCCCAAATTCGACATCGGTAAACTCCTTGAATTGCACGGAGATGGTGGAAAGTCTGGAGTTGGCGGTGAAGGTGGAGTTTCTGGATCAGTCGACCGACCAGAAGGCTACGAACCCCCTGTCCAAGAGTCCGTTTAA
- the LOC124320775 gene encoding cytosolic iron-sulfur assembly component 2B-like, with product MTSKGIENVNPQLFTKKTKREITSEEEDESVEDPIDEREIFDLLRDINDPEHPMSLEELNVVQITNIEVDDKKSSVKVFYTPTIPHCSMATLIGLSIKVCLLRSLPPRFKVEVNISPGSHASEEAVNKQLADKERVSAALENSNLLEVVNQCLVKSLE from the exons ATGACTTCCAAAGGGATCGAAAATGTGAATCCACAGTTATTtacgaagaagacaaaaagagaaataacaagtgaagaagaagatgaatcaGTAGAGGATCCCATAGATGAGAGGGAAATATTCG ATTTGCTAAGGGATATCAATGATCCTGAACATCCTATGTCACTTGAAGAACTGAATGTTGTACAAATCACGAATATAGAa GTGGATGACAAAAAAAGCAGTGTTAAAGTCTTTTACACTCCAACGATCCCTCATTGCAGCATGGCAACTTTAATAGGACTGTCCATCAAAGTGTGTCTTCTCAGGTCTCTACCACCTAGGTTCAAAGTTGAAGTAAACATTTCCCCAGGCTCACATGCTTCAGAGGAAGCTGTTAATAAACAGCTAGCTGACAAAGAAAGAGTCTCAGCCGCTTTGGAAAACAGCAATCTACTTGAAGTTGTTAATCAATGCTTAGTAAAAAGTTTGGAATAA
- the LOC124320766 gene encoding SANT and BTB domain regulator of class switch recombination-like isoform X2, which yields MTLYHFGNCLALSYIPFWIVYKYCGLSEYGAFWKCVQAGGVYALTQLGKMLLLATFFPTSGDYLQDDPDNFSPLQELLKCTVDLIDLIGLSVVMSRIAGKGHTKVLIAGLGWAGAELVLSRLLELWVGARGTEFDWKYIQKSFEANISIVHFLSVTALVWLHSRHDLPKQLVPAVVILIGFHSYKSVICDMISHVLHMYSWSLLAFKAVFSVTMALIVLHIYGGVASLALELMADQGIFDPIVPWIGSIVAENKNTVAKLWTEIKPVQNKETIQIVEAEADTALVEEDDSNNKSLGSNEVVIHVVDDVRGGQKDFSLPANILLEKMPYFAKATRGQLLSDVDITVHCDVHIFEWLTRWMNSPNNPPLLEPSNVVPVLLSAAFLETETLVEECLNFCHNQTNQILDAKQSFSCLNDQLIEKLAAKFTAAEVEQLGHQRSSLQARLYAFFIVDLCSTKTNPKRGIFKTAATLFQCVHCGNLLTEEVQSKVPCTSGRVILTKTGQLVYRHQRDTSWNLTEYIQNLKITLKTWRRVYWRLWSQTHFLECSSCSMPFAATDFMKCLFHPESSHYMGTTRNKGNFQPIGKYSCCQQQVLRFATVPNHHGCRMKEHTVSCLNLEQIQVTTVCRQFSEFIHVAGPPKVIQATVDKDPSKAPRLLGNDEEVVPRFTLGLQSRPRRHLVPLPWQLDQYTNKDINRPKTASSSQDSVSTTGSAESDEKFRKVVNVLDPHSLCYEDDEDMQEDEVEDPSGTSMNKPAKALGRDGLKRISYPQMLGMRRKFSSRREFKIKPIPPVKEIDLRWNPCLSTRTNQDSQRYLEEEMFRRIVNQLAPPQWQKARSPVGGLFAKIHRILQEKALREARRAKMLPSATSISTAMTAALAARKFKAHLHSTANPI from the exons atgactCTATATCATTTTGGAAACTGTCTTGcattg AGCTACATTCCATTTTGGATAGTCTACAAGTATTGCGGACT ttctGAATATGGAGCTTTCTGGAAATGTGTCCAAGCTGGAGGAGTATATGCATTAACACAACTAGGCAAAATGCTTCTTCTGGCTACATTCTTCCCTACTTCTGGAGATTACTTACAGGATGATCCTGATAATTTCTCTCCT CTTCAAGAATTGTTGAAGTGCACAGTTGATTTGATCGACTTGATTGGTTTAAGTGTTGTCATGTCCAGAATAGCTGGCAAAGGGCATACAAAAGTGTTGATTGCAGGGCTTGGCTGGGCTGGTGCTGAATTAGTTCTAAGTCGTCTATTAGAATTGTGGGTTGGAGCGCGCGGAACTGAATTCGATTGGAAGTACATCCAGAAGAGTTTCGAagcaaatatttcaatt GTTCATTTCCTTTCTGTTACTGCGTTAGTTTGGCTTCACTCACGCCATGATTTACCAAAACAACTAGTGCCAGCAGTCGTCATCCTGATTGGTTTTCATAGTTACAAATCTGTGATTTGTGACATGATATCGCACGTTTTGCACATGTATTCTTGGTCACTTCTTGCATTTAAAGCTGTTTTTTCAGTGACAATGGCTTTAATTGTTCTCCACATTTATGGAGGCGTTGCATCATTAGC ACTCGAATTAATGGCCGATCAAGGAATATTTGATCCAATTGTTCCTTGGATTGGATCGATCGTTGCAGAGAATAAAAACACCGTTGCCAAATTGTGGACAGAGATCAAACCGGtgcaaaacaaagaaacaattcaaattgtgGAAGCAGAGGCTGATACGGCGCTCGTCGAAGAAGATGACTCTAACAATAAATCATTAGGCTCGAATGAGGTCGTGATCCATGTAGTGGATGATGTTAGAGGAGGCCAGAAAGACTTTTCTTTGCca GCCAACATCTTACTCGAGAAGATGCCTTACTTCGCAAAAGCCACAAGAG GTCAACTTTTGTCTGATGTTGACATAACTGTCCACTGTGATGTGCATATTTTTGAATGGTTGACTAGATGGATGAATTCACCTAATAACCCTCCACTACTTG AGCCTTCGAATGTGGTACCAGTTTTGCTTTCTGCTGCATTCTTGGAAACGGAAACGCTGGTAGAAGAATGCTTAAATTTTTGTCACAACCAGACTAATCAGATTTTAGACGCTAAACAAAGCTTCAGCTGCCTCAACGATCAGCTCATCGAAAA GCTTGCAGCAAAATTTACCGCTGCAGAAGTGGAGCAATTAGGACATCAGAGATCTTCTCTTCAAGCGAGATTATATGCGTTTTTTATAGTAGACTTGTGCTCAACAAAGACTAATCCGAAAAGAGGAATTTTCAAAACAGCCGCTACTCTCTTTCAGTGTGTGCACTGTGGCAATTTACTTACCGAAGAAGTTCAATCAAAGGTTCCCTGTACTTCTGGCCGAGTAATCTTGACCAAGACTGGTCAACTAGTTTACCGCCATCAAAG GGACACAAGTTGGAATCTGACAGAAtatattcaaaatttaaaaataactctGAAAACTTGGCGCCGAGTTTATTGGAGACTTTGGTCCCAAACGCATTTTCTAGAGTGTTCGAGTTGTAGCATGCCGTTTGCTGCTACAGATTTCATGAAATGTCTATTCCACCCTGAAAGCAGTCATTACATGGGAACTACTCGGAACAAAGGAAATTTTCAACCCATTGGCAAGTACTCGTGCTGCCAACAACAAGTTCTACGATTTGCAACTGTCCCCAATCACCAT GGTTGCCGAATGAAGGAGCATACAGTATCGTGCCTCAATTTGGAACAAATTCAAGTAACAACTGTTTGCCGACAGTTTTCAGAGTTTATTCACGTTGCGGGACCTCCTAAAGTTATCCAAGCCACAGTTG ACAAAGATCCATCAAAAGCACCCCGACTACTGGGCAACGATGAAGAAGTAGTGCCACGATTTACTCTGGGATTGCAGAGCCGTCCAAGAAGACATTTGGTACCATTACCATGGCAACTCGATCAATATACCAACAAAGATATCA ATCGTCCGAAAACTGCTTCCAGTTCTCAGGACAGCGTTTCCACAACCGGAAGCGCGGAGTCGGATGAAAAATTCCGCAAAGTAGTTAATGTGCTCGATCCTCATTCGCTATGCTATGAGGATGACGAAGATATGCAAGAAGACGAAGTAGAAGATCCGTCAGGAACATCTATGAATAAGCCGGCGAAAGCTTTAGGAAGAGATGGGTTGAAAAGAATAAGCTATCCACAAATGCTTGGTATGCGTCGGAAGTTTTCTTCGCGTAgagaattcaaaattaaacCAATACCACCGGTGAA agAAATTGACTTGCGCTGGAATCCTTGTCTATCGACCCGAACGAATCAAGACAGTCAACGTTatttggaggaggaaatgTTTCGACGGATAGTTAACCAACTGGCTCCTCCTCAGTGGCAGAAAGCTCGCTCTCCGGTTGGTGGTCTTTTCGCCAAAATTCATCGTATTCTACAAGAAAAAGCTTTACGAGAAGCAAGACGAGCAAAAATGCTTCCATCTGCTACATCAATCAGCACAGCTATGACCGCTGCTCTAGCGGCTCGGAAATTTAAAGCACATCTCCACTCAACGGCAAATCCCATCTAG